A segment of the Fibrobacter succinogenes subsp. succinogenes S85 genome:
GAGAGCATCAGGCGTATCAACAATGAGCATGTTGTCCAAATCAATCGTGCAAATCTGGCGCTGGCCACCGAGCACAAGAGAATTCTTGGAACCAATGCCCAAGTGCTTTGCGTTTATGTTATTGCCGTTTTCGTCGTGATCGAATTCCCCGTAGAGGGAATCGAATGCGCCGAGATCAGACCAACCGATATCGCTCGGCACGACCTTCACCTTGGCAGACTTTTCCATCACGGCGTAGTCAATCGAGTTCGAAGGAATGTTCATCATGTCTTCATGATCAACACGGACGAGAGCATCCTTGTTTTCTTTCTTGGCGTTTGCAAAGGCAATCTTTGCGGCGGTCAAGATATCCGGCGAGTACGTCGAAAGTTCATCAAGGAATGTAGCAGCCTTGAAGCAGAAGATACCGCTGTTCCAGAAGAACCTTCCGGAAGCAACGTATTTCTTGGCAGTTTCAAGATCCGGCTTTTCGACAAAACGCTTGACATCTTCGCCGTTCGCTTCGATGTAACCGTAACCCGTTTCCGGACCCGTCGGCGTGATACCGAACGTGACCATGAAACCCTTCTTTGCAAATTCTTCAGCCTTGCGCAAGCATTCTTCGTAAGCTTCAGCCTTGCGGATCACATGGTCCGACGGAGATACGAGAACGATATCTTCTGGATCAAGACCAAGGCAAGCAAGGGCAATTGCCGGAGCCGTATTGCGGCCCACCGGTTCCAAAAGGAAGCGAACATCATTTGCGCCCACTTCTTCAAGCTGGTCCTTGGCCAAGAAATACTGTTCCGCATTGCTTACAATGTACTGAGCACTGCAAATACGAGAATTGGTTTTTACTGTACGCTGGAACAGGGACGCACCGTCAAAAAGACGGGCGAACTGTTTCGGCATGAGAGAGCGGCTAATCGGCCAAAGGCGCGTTCCGCTACCACCACACAAAATCAAGTTAATCATAGTATTACCCTGCTACGGATTATCTCCAGCCATTGTTGTTAATCAACTGAATTTCATACACGGCCTGAGAGCCAGTATGGACAGCCTGGATGGTCGGAGTAATCAAGCCAAGAAGACGGTTCCACGTAGCGATACCAGAGGCATCGACGTACACGATGTCGCGCGGGTTCATTTCAAAACGGTCAGCCAAGGCAAGAGCCATAGCGTTCTTGGCGTTCAGCTGATAAATATCAATCTTGTTCTTGGCCGTATTTCTAATAACATAGATACTACTCGGAGAAGCATACATGACGTTGACGCCACCAGCTGCAGTGAGAGCTTCGGCCAAAGAGAGGTAATTGTCCATGCGGACAATACTCGTCCTATTGACTTCACCCATGACATAGACCTTTCTATCCCTTTCCATTTCGGACTTGAGCGGGATAAAAAGCTGGTCCCCCGGCTTCACGATAATGCGTTCAATAGGAATGTTTTCCTTAAAAGCACGAACGTAGTCAATATTATAAATCTTGTCACCACGACGGAGCTGAACGAAAGACGGATCGGCCTTTTCATTAAAGCCACCCACTTCAGCAATCACATCAGGAATAGTCATCGGATGTTCATCGAAACGCACATAGCCCGGTCTGTTCACAGCACCCGAGACAAAAGCCTTGCGGCTGTTATAGCCCGTCACACGGACATCAACCTGCGGATCATTAAGGATCTTGTCCGAAAGACGCTTGGTGATTTCCTTACGGAGTTCCTGGGCAGTGAGGCCCGCAACCTTAAGTTCACCAGCATACGGGTAGAAAAGCGTGCCTTCGGTCGTCACCTTCTGGCCTGCCGGCTGGTACTGGCCCATCGGGGATGTGAGTTCCGGGTGTTCCCAGACAACCACCTGCACCTGGTCCAGAGGTCCAATCCTATATTCCAATTCAGGGAGCGTATCCACCATCAGGTCAGCCAAATTGCCTTCGGACGGATTCGGGATGACCTCTACCGGTTCTCCCATATCTCCCTTTTCAATGGAATGCAACTTGAACGTTACACCATTATAAGTTGTGGAATCTGTGGGTATGTTCATTCGCATCTGAGGTGCGGCAAAGCAGCCACTCAAGATAGCACCGGCGACACCACAAAGAGCAATACCAATTTTATTCATAGGTTACCTTTTTAGAATTATTTCGAGGCTTCACTTTGCCTAATCTTTTCAACCCAATACGGAGTCAGCTTGGAAATAAAGTTCCAAGCCAGGACAAACGCATTTTCCGGCCTTCTATACGGGTCAGGAATATCGACCTGGTGAGATTCCCCATAACGGAAAACCTTACCTTCGAGCCACGGATACTTGTGCAGAAGCTCCCTTTTATGGCCATTTTCCATCACCAAAATCAAGTCGGCCCATTTCAGGATATCCAAATTGATTTGGCGAGCCCTATGAGCACTCATGTCAATGCCATGTTGCAAAGCAATTTTCTGAGAGATTTCATGGGCGGGATTATCGACCAAAGCACCGAGACCAGCACTCATAACATTGAAGTCCGGGCCGAGTTCTTTTTTTAAAAGATACTCCCCTGTAGGGCTACGACAAATGTTCCCAGTACAAACGACAAGAATATTCTTCATGATATGTAAATAATAGAAAAATAAGTTTACATTCTAAAGGTCAAAAGCGAAATCAAGGTCCTTGAGAAGAGGATTCTTGGTATCCTTTTCAGAGAGGAGCGGTTCAAAACCTTCGCCCACCGGCCACTTGATGCCGATAGCCGGGTCGTTCCAGAAAAGGCCGCCTTCATCATTCGGAGCGTAGAAGCGAGTGCATTTGTAGACAAATGCAGCCGTTTCGGAAAGTACCACGAAACCGTGTGCAAAGCCTTCTGGGATGTAGAACTGTTTCTTGTTTTCGGCGGAGAGCGTAACACCCACCCACTTGCCAAAAGTCTTGCTGTTCTTGCGGAGGTCCACGGCCACGTCAAAGACTTCGCCTTCAATCACGCGGACAAGCTTGCCCTGCGGATTCTGCTTCTGGAAGTGGAGACCGCGGAGAACGCCCTTGCGCGAACGGGACTCGTTATCTTGAACAAAGTCTACGTCAATGCCGCCTTCGGCAAAGTCGCGCTTGCTGTAAGTTTCCATAAAGTAACCGCGAGCGTCACCAAACACCGTCGGTTCAATAATCTTAACACCTTCGATTTCTGTATTTATAAAGTTGAATTTTGACATATTTAGTTGGTAGTTGGCAGAACTTAGACCGCTTCGCTCTTAGACGAACAAATAAATCTAAGTTCTAAGTTCTATCTCCGTACATTTTTTCGTAATATTTTTCGTAGTCGCCGCTCGTGATGTTGTCCAGCCATTCCTGGTTGTCCAAGTACCAGCGCACAGTCTTTTCGATGCCTTCTTCGAACTGCAACGACGGTTCCCAGCCGAGTTCCTTCTGGAGCTTGGTGGAGTCGATGGCATAGCGGGCGTCGTGACCCAGGCGGTCCGTCACGTAAGTGATGAGGTTCAGGTCTTCGCCTTCGGCGCGGCCGAGAAGCTTATCGACGGTCTTGATGACGACCTTGATGATGTCGATGTTCTTCCATTCGTTGAAGCCGCCGATGTTGTAGGTTTCGGCAATCTTTCCGTTGTGGAAAATCACGTCAATCGCACGGGCGTGGTCTTCGACAAAAAGCCAGTCGCGGACGTTTTCGCCTTTGCCATAAACCGGGAGCGGTTTCTTATGGCGGATGTTGTTGATGAAAAGCGGGATGAGCTTTTCGGGGAACTGGTACGGGCCATAGTTGTTGGAGCAGTTCGTGACAATCGTCGGCATGCCGTAAGTGTCGTGGAACGCGCGCACGAAGTGGTCGGAGCCAGCCTTCGAAGCGGAATACGGGCTGTGCGGAGTGTACTTCGTCGTTTCGTAGAAGAAGTCGTCACCGTAGGCCAAGTGGTGTTCCGAACTGGACGCCGTAGTCGTGAACGGAGGCGTGATGCCTTCCGGGTGGTTCATCTTGAGGGCGCCGTAAACTTCGTCAGTCGAAATGTGGTAGAAACGCTTGCCTTCGTACTTTTCCGGGAGGCTTTCCCAGTAAAGCTTTGCAGCCTGGAGGAGGCTCAAAGTACCCATGACGTTCGTGCGAGCAAAGGTGAACGGGTCCTTGATGGAACGGTCCACATGGCTTTCTGCAGCGAGATGGATGATTCCATCGACTTTTTCGTCTTGCATGAGCTTGTAGAAAGCATCAAAGTCGCAGATGTCCATCTTCACGAACTTGTAGTTCGGCTTGCCTTCGACATCCTTCAAGTTTGCGAGGTTACCCGCATACGTGAGCTTGTCGAGGTTGATGATATTGTATTCGGGGTACTTATTGACAAATAGACGAACGACATGACTTCCGATAAAGCCTGCCCCGCCTGTAATTACGATGGATCGTTTCATGAATTTCTCCAATTTACAGGGGAAATATAGTAAAGGACAACTTATTCTGCGGGCGACAAACACAAAAGAACCCGACAAGGAATGCCGGGCATAAAAAGTAAAAACTCTAGTAACTAGTAACTATTAACTAGTAACTCATAATTTTTAATAGTGAATCTTTCCTTCGGCAACCTTTTTGAGGTGCTGACCATAAGGCGACTTGCCGTACTTGGCGGCAGATTCCAAGAGCTTTTCCTTGCTAATCCAGCCGTTCTTGTATGCAATTTCTTCAATGGCTGAAATCTGGATTCCCTGACGGTTTTCGACCATTTTCACAAATTCGCCCGCTTCAATGAGGCTATCCATCGTACCTGTGTCGAGCCAAGCAAAACCGCGGCCGAGGAGTTTCACGTCAAGTTCGCCCTTGTCAAGGTATGTCTTGTTGAGGTCAGTAATTTCAAGTTCGCCACGAGCGCTCGGTTTTTGCACCTTGGCAAATCCAGCCACGCGGTTGTCATAGAAATAAAGACCCGTAATAGCGTAATTGCTCTTCGGTTCCTTCGGCTTTTCTTCAACAGAAATCACCTTGCCATTATCGTCAAATTCCACGACACCAAAGCGTTCCGGATCTTCGACGTAGTAACCAAATACGCTTGCACGGCCATTTTCTTCGGCGTTCTTAACAGCAGCCTTCAAAAGCTGGCTAAAGCCGTTTCCGTAGAAAATGTTATCGCCAAGCACCATCGCGCAGCAATCGTTACCGATAAATTCTTCGCCCAAAATAAAAGCCTGAGCAAGTCCATCCGGACTCGGTTGCACCTTGTAGCTCAAGTTGAGGCCCATAGCAGAGCCGTCACCGAGCAAACGCTCAAAGTTCGGCAAATCCGTCGGTGTAGAGATAATGAGAATGTCACGAATGCCCGCCAACATCAATGTTGATAGCGGGTAATAAATCATCGGCTTGTCATAGACCGGCAAAAGTTGCTTCGATGTGACCATCGTAAGCGGATACAGACGTGTGCCGGAGCCCCCAGCGAGTACGATTCCTTTCATAACAATTCTCCTATGATTTCGAAAATAGAAAACTTCTTACGAAAGTTTTTTCAAAAAGTTATTTTTAGCACATTATGGCAGAGCAAAACAAGCGAATCCTCAAAGATTTTTTGAATGAACTGATTGAGAAGTTCAACGGACACCGTTCCGATATTTCATCCGAAGACGTTTTAGAACAATTTATGGCATGGGCCGAAACCCGTGGTACAACGTTGTACCCAGCGCAAGAAGAAGCGATTTTGGAGCTTTTGGACGGCAAGAACGTTATCCTCAACACGCCGACCGGAAGCGGAAAGTCCATGGTCGCGCTCGCTTTGCATTTTGACAGCCTTGTACACAACCGTCGCAGTGTTTATACCTGCCCCATCAAGGCTCTCGTGAACGAAAAATGGATGGCGCTATGCAAGGAATTCGGCGCCGAGAACGTCGGGCTTTCGACCGGTGATGCAACCGTCAACCGAGACGCCCCCATCATCTGCTGCACGGCAGAAATTCTTTCGAACATGGCGCTCTGCGAAGGCGAAACGCTCACCATTACAGACATCGTGATGGACGAATTTCATTATTACAGCGACAAGGAACGCGGTGTTGCCTGGCAAGTTCCACTTTTGACACTCCCGCAATCGAGATTCCTCTTGATGAGCGCAACAATTGGCGCTACGGAATTTTTTGAACGCGACATGACTAAGCATACAGGCCGCGAGTCCGTAACCGTCCGTTCCACGCAACGCCCGGTGCCGCTTGACTTTAGCTACAGC
Coding sequences within it:
- a CDS encoding mannose-1-phosphate guanylyltransferase/mannose-6-phosphate isomerase → MINLILCGGSGTRLWPISRSLMPKQFARLFDGASLFQRTVKTNSRICSAQYIVSNAEQYFLAKDQLEEVGANDVRFLLEPVGRNTAPAIALACLGLDPEDIVLVSPSDHVIRKAEAYEECLRKAEEFAKKGFMVTFGITPTGPETGYGYIEANGEDVKRFVEKPDLETAKKYVASGRFFWNSGIFCFKAATFLDELSTYSPDILTAAKIAFANAKKENKDALVRVDHEDMMNIPSNSIDYAVMEKSAKVKVVPSDIGWSDLGAFDSLYGEFDHDENGNNINAKHLGIGSKNSLVLGGQRQICTIDLDNMLIVDTPDALLVAPLASSQKVKKVVDELKARGSDLPKVPQTVNRPWGTYSVLESSDRYKMKRIVVRPGERLSLQKHLHRSEHWVVVSGTATVTVGDKVFYVRPNESTYIPSGTIHRLQNEGKLPLVIVEVQVGEYTGEDDIIRVQDDYKRS
- a CDS encoding polysaccharide biosynthesis/export family protein, which gives rise to MNKIGIALCGVAGAILSGCFAAPQMRMNIPTDSTTYNGVTFKLHSIEKGDMGEPVEVIPNPSEGNLADLMVDTLPELEYRIGPLDQVQVVVWEHPELTSPMGQYQPAGQKVTTEGTLFYPYAGELKVAGLTAQELRKEITKRLSDKILNDPQVDVRVTGYNSRKAFVSGAVNRPGYVRFDEHPMTIPDVIAEVGGFNEKADPSFVQLRRGDKIYNIDYVRAFKENIPIERIIVKPGDQLFIPLKSEMERDRKVYVMGEVNRTSIVRMDNYLSLAEALTAAGGVNVMYASPSSIYVIRNTAKNKIDIYQLNAKNAMALALADRFEMNPRDIVYVDASGIATWNRLLGLITPTIQAVHTGSQAVYEIQLINNNGWR
- a CDS encoding low molecular weight protein-tyrosine-phosphatase; translation: MKNILVVCTGNICRSPTGEYLLKKELGPDFNVMSAGLGALVDNPAHEISQKIALQHGIDMSAHRARQINLDILKWADLILVMENGHKRELLHKYPWLEGKVFRYGESHQVDIPDPYRRPENAFVLAWNFISKLTPYWVEKIRQSEASK
- the rfbC gene encoding dTDP-4-dehydrorhamnose 3,5-epimerase — protein: MSKFNFINTEIEGVKIIEPTVFGDARGYFMETYSKRDFAEGGIDVDFVQDNESRSRKGVLRGLHFQKQNPQGKLVRVIEGEVFDVAVDLRKNSKTFGKWVGVTLSAENKKQFYIPEGFAHGFVVLSETAAFVYKCTRFYAPNDEGGLFWNDPAIGIKWPVGEGFEPLLSEKDTKNPLLKDLDFAFDL
- a CDS encoding dTDP-glucose 4,6-dehydratase — protein: MKRSIVITGGAGFIGSHVVRLFVNKYPEYNIINLDKLTYAGNLANLKDVEGKPNYKFVKMDICDFDAFYKLMQDEKVDGIIHLAAESHVDRSIKDPFTFARTNVMGTLSLLQAAKLYWESLPEKYEGKRFYHISTDEVYGALKMNHPEGITPPFTTTASSSEHHLAYGDDFFYETTKYTPHSPYSASKAGSDHFVRAFHDTYGMPTIVTNCSNNYGPYQFPEKLIPLFINNIRHKKPLPVYGKGENVRDWLFVEDHARAIDVIFHNGKIAETYNIGGFNEWKNIDIIKVVIKTVDKLLGRAEGEDLNLITYVTDRLGHDARYAIDSTKLQKELGWEPSLQFEEGIEKTVRWYLDNQEWLDNITSGDYEKYYEKMYGDRT
- the rfbA gene encoding glucose-1-phosphate thymidylyltransferase RfbA, encoding MKGIVLAGGSGTRLYPLTMVTSKQLLPVYDKPMIYYPLSTLMLAGIRDILIISTPTDLPNFERLLGDGSAMGLNLSYKVQPSPDGLAQAFILGEEFIGNDCCAMVLGDNIFYGNGFSQLLKAAVKNAEENGRASVFGYYVEDPERFGVVEFDDNGKVISVEEKPKEPKSNYAITGLYFYDNRVAGFAKVQKPSARGELEITDLNKTYLDKGELDVKLLGRGFAWLDTGTMDSLIEAGEFVKMVENRQGIQISAIEEIAYKNGWISKEKLLESAAKYGKSPYGQHLKKVAEGKIHY